TTTCCCCTGCGCCGTGTTGTGTGTTTAAAGTTTGTCCACTGGACAACGTGCGCTGTGTTCACACACAAGTTCTCAGCCATCAACTGTGGAGCACActctctctttcacacacacacacacacacaaaacacagcaCAAAAGCAAACATTAGAAGCTATTCAAGCTTTTGTCATTGTTGCGAGTTGACTGGGAATATACGCACCCATATGAGCCTGAGGTGGAATTAACGAGTTGTTGAACGTCTGGCAACCAGACATCACCTATACTTTTAACATGGTGGCTGAACTGTGTTAATAATTACTAGAGTGGAGAGAAAAGTTCAAACAAAGCAGCTTTAGAAGAGGAAGAAGTCAAGACCTTAAAAGGCCCTCTGAGGTCAGAGCGAGCTCCATCCCGAAGTCTCCACTCATGAATCAGTAGCAGGTCAAAGGTCGACGAGTGTGACCCCTTTTATGCACACTTGAGGAATGGTGATTGCTGACATAATTCATCTAACTCACTGCACTTTTTTCGTCTATTTGGTTTCGTCACACACCAAAGGCTTCTTATGACCTCATGCACATTTTCTCTGTATGATTGTTTTATTAGAAGAAGGAAAataactggaggtagcagagatgaggatgctgaggttctcattgggagtgaccaggatggagagGATCAGGAGGGATATTACATtttagaggccagactgagaaaAAGTTTTAGgatgtatatttacatttaagatgtacatttaaataaaaatatcttatcctgtatttttcaggaaaaaagttgtatattttagaaagaaaaaaagtgcatcccccccaaaaatgttttttctattttttaaagggaacattttcaattttttttcaagaaaaaaacattaaaaaaaatatttttgtatgaaaacataaaatatatatatatatatatatataaacacaataaaaaatacattgaatataaaattaaataaataaaattaaataaaattaaataaaattaaatataaaaaatatataaatatatataatatatatatattatgtttttttcttgaaaaaaatgggaaatgttcacttaaaaaaaaattaagggaacattttcaattttttttcaagaaaaaaccataaaaaaatataaatatatataatcatttttgtttaaaaaaacataaatatatatatatatatataataatttttgtatatatatatatatttttttttttttaatgtttgttttcttgaaaaaaaaagaaaatgttcccttaaaaatagaaaaaaatgtttttttttcttttggggggatgcactatatatatatatatatatatatatatatatatgaaaaaagtattaatgattcaaatatactatactaaatatatatattgtgtgtatttgtgtgtgtgtttcagtcgGACTGCGTTAACTATGTGAAGATGGTCCACCATTTCAACCGTACACACTTGTACGCCTGCGGAACCGGAGCCTTCCACCCTACTTGTGCCTTTGTGGAGGTCGGCCACAGGATGGAGGTGAGTACACCAAaactaatgaataaataaataaataaatacgctGATTGGAGGTTAGCATGTCCTTGTGTCATCCCTGTCAGGATCACGTCTTCAGAATCGACCCTTCTAGTGTGGAAGATGGCAAAGGGAAAAGTCCTTATGATCCTCGCCATAATGCTGCGTCTGTGCTTATTGGTAACGTTTGACGATACAACATAGAATTGTATGTTTTATGTAGTAGCTTTTAGCTTGTGTTGCTGAGGAATGGATTGATTGTTTTTCCCAGGTGATGAGTTATACGCAGGTGTCGCTACAGACTTAATGGGGCGGGACTTCACCATATTTAGAAGTTTGGGTAAACGTCCTTCCATCCGCACGGAGCAACACGATTCACGCTGGTTGAATGGTGAGCATCAACTCCTTCATACACACACCATGCTAATACACGTCATTCATACCCGATCTTTGTTGTGTGTTTACCTTTACCAGAGCCAAAGTTCGTTGGTTCCTTTTGGGTCCCAGAGAGTGAAAACCCAGACGACGATAaagtgttcttcttctttcggGAGACAGCAGTGGAGGCCCAAGGACTGGGGAAGTCCACGTATTCACGTATCGGCCAACTCTGCAGGGTAAAGGATTACTCCATTAGCAACTgtcatatgagtgtaaaaaGACCTTAtcagcaaaacaaataaaaatattctattaattATCCactctggagcctatcccagctgactttgggcggtaggcggggtacaccctggactggtcgccagccaatcacagggcacatacagacaattCACAACTATTCAGTGACTTCTGATCtttagccatattgtactgatcAGCCAGGACAAACGTGTTTTGTTATGCTCCTGCTACTATCTAAATAATATTCCATTTCTGaatctatggttatcatcatatttttccatttttgacacaaaaatgaTTAGAAATAGTGGGAAACATTGGAATTATTGTGcaaagtatctatctagtatctatctatataCCTagtatctatatctatctatctatctatctatctatctatctatctatctatctatctagtatctagtatctagtatctagtatctagtatctatctagtatctagtatctagtatctagtatccatcaagtatctagtatctatctagtatccatctagtatctagtatctatctagtatccatctagtatctagtatctatctagtatccatctagtatctagtatctatctagtatccatctagtatctagtatctatctagtatccatctagtatctagtatctatctagtatctatctatctatcttgtatctatctagtatctagtatctagtatctagtatctatctagtatctagtatctagtatctatctagtatctagtatccatcaagtatctagtatctatctagtatccatctagtatctagtatctatctagtatctagtatctagtatctatctagtatctagtatctatctagtatctagtatctatctagtatctagtatctatctagtatccatctagtatctagtatctatctagtatctagtatctatctagtatctagtatctatctagtatctagtatctatctagtatccgtctagtatctagtatctagtatctatctagtatctatctatctatctagtatctatctagtatctatctagtatatatctagtatctatctagtatctatctagtatctatctatctatctagtatctatctagtatctagtatctactatctatctagtatctagtatctagtatctatctagtatctagtatccatcaagtatctagtatctatctagtatccatctagtatctagtatctatctagtatccatctagtatctagtatctatctagtatccatctagtatctagtatctatctagtatctagtatctatctagtatccatctagtatctagtatctatctagtatccatctagtatctagtatctatctagtatctagtatctatctagtatctagtatctatctagtatccgtctagtatctagtatctagtatctagtatctatctagtatctatctagtatctatctagtatctatctatctagtatctatctagtatctatctatctagtatctatctagtatctatctatctagtatctatctagtatctatctaacTTTTGTTACGTTACGTCTTGTGTTGTCATAGAACGACATGGGCGGTCAACGAAGTTTGGTGAACAAATGGACCACCTTCCTCAAAACGCGTCTGATCTGCTCGGTGCCGGGGGCCGACGGCAGCGACACTTACTTTGACGAGCTACGTGAGTGTGACTCTGATcgaccatgtcaaaaaatctcTGTTGGATGTGATCGATTTATTGTGACCGTAAACCAGCCGACAGCCATCTTGTTTGTGCAGCTGCAGACCCTACGGAGGGAGTGGGAATGATTGTGCCTCACTTTGGGCCACCACTATCCATCACTACAATTAACAATGAGACTTGTGTCTTCATGTGTCCATACTATAATATTTATAGTCCTATCCTATTGTTCAGGAAGGACATGTACAGTCCGAACCTGTCACATGTGCCAAAAAACATGGCTGtccttttttattggcccttggcaTATTGTAAAGATAAAATGCATTATGAGATATACTATTAGGTATTATACAGAGCTAAAATGGGGATGTTTTAGCCAAATAATTTAGCATTGGGTGGGTTGTAGCATCTTTAATCTACAGTACAataaacaccctggactggtggccagccaatcacagggcacatatagacaaacaaccattcacactatggaCAAATAccttggactcctatagagcagctacacacaataacccgtacacaaaactttctagatcttccagaatctgcacctattctagctgtatttccttggactcACCTCAAGTCACTGTCAAGCTgtctacatatagacaaacaaccattcacactcacattcatacctatggacaatttggagtcgctaattaacctagcatgtttttggaatgtgggaggaaaccggagtacccgcagaaaaccggggagaacatgcaaactccacacagagatagctgagggtggaattgacttcgggtctcctagctatgaccTCCTagataaccactcgtccaccgctCTTAAGTTGAATATGGACAAATAGATGTGTTGACGTACCAATCAAATATCTGTTGAGAGTATCTAGACATGTCCACAGGGTTCATATCTTGCCTTTAACCTTTCACCTTTGCACTACTTTTgaaatacgtgtgtgtgtgtgtgtgtgtgtgtccatcctCAGGCGACGTATTCCTGTTGCAGACCAGGGACAGAAAGAATCCTCTGGTCTACACAGTCTTCTCCACTTCCAGGTCAGATGCCCATTGATGGatggtatttgtgtgtgtgtgtgtgtgtgtgtgtgtgtgtatgttgatGTATCTCACTCGGCTCTCCCCTGTCCCCCCAGCAGTAGTGTATTTAAAGGCTCAGCGGTGTGTCTTTACTCCATGAATGACATCCGGAGGGCCTTCCTGGGGCCGTTTGCTCACAAAGAGGGGCCCAACTACCAGTGGGTGCCCTTCCAGGGAAAAGTGCCTTATCCACGCCCTGGaatggtatgtgtgtgtgtgcgtgtgtgtgtgtgtgtggtagtggTACAttgatggaatggaatggcctttattgtcattatacaagatgtacaacgagaatACAAGAATAcactcaatacaatacactcatatgtgacttttactcatatgtatacaccagtcattatttgcactaagacCCATTCATTATTGcacaaaaattaatatatctagaggtctatatgtatatagacatagactttctttattgtcattgcacaataacacagcagtgaaattgccaacgaaatgtcgttgcctggcttcggtgtaataataaataatatatatataatatatcttggatatatcttgtatatatcttgttaaactgtctttttttactctacttttttagcttgactattgcactgaaacTGGACtattgtacatcttgtataatgacaataaaaaccattccattccattccattcattaTTTTAGTATAGTCGCATACATTTTCAACTGGTCATACTTAATCCAGTGAGAACTACTATTCCCACATGTTAGTATTGCAATCAAACTTATAGTTTCCACGTCTGTTAGCAGAGTCTCGTGCTTGATTTTAAGACATGCAGTGAAGCCTACCTTTTTTACAGAGTTATAAAAAGGCTTTATCCTTTACCATTGGTAAGCGTAGTAGGCTgagatttatgatttatgattcaaatgtgtcttttttttggccTTAAATTGAATCTAGGGACACATGTAGCCTAATAGggacatttcattccaaaatgGCTGCAATGTGTGTGCTTAAGAATGCAGAATTAAGAATAAGAATTTGTTGATCAgcctgtattgtattgtacttacAGTAAAAACCTCTCTCGTGCCACAATTAATCCACTCCACTCCAAcactaattcattatttatagtCCCTGCTGGTTAATTAGCAGAGTTCTGCGTCCTCATTGTGCAAAATAACTGGGCTGTTTTCATTTATGTTATAATGACAATTCTATCTATTTTGGTTCGTGTCCTCAGTGTCCCAGCAAGACTTTTGGCAGCTTTGAGTCCACTAAAGGTTTCCCGGATGATGTGATACAGTTTGCGCGTCACCACCCTCTTATGTACAACCCGGTCTACCCCATGACCAGGCGACCCGTCTTTGTCAGAACCAACGTGGACTACAGCTTCACACAGATTACTGTGGACAGAGTCAACGCCGCTGATGGGCAGTATGATGTCATGTTTATCGGAACAggtaaaatatttgttttggatTACATAAGAGAGGGATGATAATAATCTTAATTTGGATCACGATTGCCAGTCTGGATCAGGTTTAGGAGTAATCACTTGGTCTATGGATTTAACCTTAATCAACGCTTTTATCAGTCGGTCCGACGATCacactaatggtaatggttttatttcatttgaacatgcatcagattacaattgaatgcatcacataatcagttcacagttccacatgtccaaaaggagtaggaagaagcaaagcttattaaatcctacccctccatctggtacttttacaatcaggaactgttacatttgttcacttcctgctttcctaatataatttaatgtattttttgtatttttaaaattaactaATTTGACCCAGGATTGTGTATCGTCTcttcttgtgacacccctaaaaCTTCCACATCTAATGTCATTAAAATCTACTTTTTGAGTtatctgcattaaaaaaatgatctgGATATGGACTCTGGATGGAGATTATAGttagaaattatttatttatcacctAGCATATTGAAGCAAACCTTTTGGATCTAGAACGCAATAAAAATTGGACACATTTCTCCTACCATCATACCAAACTACATAATAAATCTCATACAAATCTGTTTCCAACGCctgttaaataaatacaatccaAATTCCAGATCTGGATTCAGAACATTATTTGTTACTTGGGGCATTGGGTCACTTAAATAGAGGAATAAAAAGTTTGCTGGTTCTTTCCTCTTTCCACTTCAGACAAAGGGACGGTACTAAAAGTGATCAACGTTCCTAAAGAGAGTTGGAAGAACATGGAGGAACTCCTACTAGAAGAGTTAGAGGTCTTCAAAGTAAGAAAATCAACCTTTATGACATTGAATATTGTCATGGTTAataatttttctatttttatctcGCTCTTCAGGATGCATCGTCCATCACTGACATGCAGATCTCTTCAAAACGGGTCAGTTCATTCTCAGTATCAAAAACAATTcccaaaataaaatcatatttaatattgattTTATGTTTCCGATTTTTTTCACCATAGCAACAACTTTACGTGGGTTCCAACACGGGGATCGCGCAGGTGCCCCTCCACCGCTGTAGCGTGTACGGGAAAGCGTGTGCTGAATGCTGCCTGGCCAGAGACCCTTACTGCGCCTGGGATGGCACTTCCTGTACTCGCTATCTACCCAACACTAAGAGGTCTGTTTGCTTTCAGTTTGTTGTtacaacaaatataatataataacaaatattttaattatgcatccatccattttatatactgatcctggagcctatcccagctgtcttcgggcgagaggcggggtacaccctggactggtggccagccaatcacagggcacatatagacaaacaaccattcacactcacattcatacctatggacaatttggagtctctaattaacctagcatgtttttggaatgtgggaggaaaccggagaaaacccacgcatgcacggggagaacatgcaaactccacacagagattgccaagggtggaattgaactcgggtctcctagctgtgaggtctgcgcgctaaccactcggccgcgtGCAgctataatgattattattatattaaacgggacctattatgctaatttttttgaccctttagattgagttgtggactcctatagagcagctacacacaataacccgcacagaaaactttctagatcttccagaatctgcacctatttctagctgtatttccttggactcACCTCAGTCGCTGTCAAGCTgtctacatatagacaaacaaccattcacactcacattcatacctatggacaatttggagtcgctaattaacctagcatgtttttggaatgttttggagaaaacccacgcatgcacggggagaacatgcaaactccacacagagatgcccgtgggtggaattgaactcgggtttcctagctgtgaggcctgcgcagtaaccactcgtccgccgtgcagctcgaTATACGTATCACACATGTACCTGTATATATTTAATGACGTGTACAAACCTTTTGTCTTGCAGGCGATTCCGTCGCCAGGATGTGAGGAATGGAGATCCCAACACTCTGTGCTCTGGAGGTAAATAACAACAAGTCATTAATTTACTATATGTTCAAGGATATGATTAAGTCATGTTATATTTCAGTGTGCTGTGCCATAAAATAGgccattaataatataaaaggctattaaatatataaattgatCATGAAATCGGCCTCGCATAGACAAAAGCAAACATTGAACATTGTCTTTGGTAGTAATACTAACTCAATAGAAACAAAGTCTCATTCATGCTGTGACCAAGTTGCAACCCAAATTGTCACCCGTGTGACCCCTGCTGACCCCATCCCTTCCTCAACACAATGGCGCCGTTTCAAAGAAATACACATCATCACTCAAAGTGAAGGAGATGACGTCACAGGAagtaaatgaacatttttcttttctgtgttcgaaagatataaaaacagataaaatgaGACTGTGTGTAATTAGCTATTTCACACCTTTCTGCCTATAAATAAACGCCAACAACGCTctatttactgtacataatgtacagtcacattgttattattattattattattattattattgttattaaaattgTTACAACAAAGAAGTACattactggtgtagtgacacctcgtcAAACCACAGCAGCTAGttactagccggctagctacCTCCAAAAGGCAACGGGTGAAATCAAAGAACCCACGAAGGAAGTTTGAGTCATtttaaaaggaccaaaatacggcaaaatactgtattacatgTTGTTTTGAATGTACCTACATTATGtactgttactacatggttacagtatttatataaaactatattagagGTGTTGTAATAgcgggctttgtaggtgatttcccattatggaaagcaggaagtgaacaaatgtaacagttactgattgtaaaagtaccagatggaggggtaggatttaataagctttgcttcttcctactccttttggacattttgttttgatttttgattatgtgatgcattcaattgtaatctgatgcatgttcaaatgaaattaaaccctTACCATTAcattgtcagtgactgatgcacgatcgtgcccaaaaacacagtgtattttacaaaacaagtgtaaaactacaaggtgcatactgcaatgtATCAAGAGGGGAGTATTACTTAATGCCAGGAATAAATGCAGAACTGAACATgtttacttaaattatattaggaaagcaggaagtgaacaaatgtaacagttactgattgtaaaagtaccagatggaggggtaggatttaataagctttgcttcttcctactccttttggcattcaattgtaatctgatgcatgttcaaatgaaattaaaccattaccattctgtGCATCAATTACCTGCCtctatttttagctgtttgtatatctttataacACACATTAAACAGAAAGacttgtgttcatgtctcatatagggattgtggatgaagctcaaagtataaaaaataaatagaaagtgCAGAAGTACTTGCCTTATAACTTTGATCTTGTCTCTGCTGCCCCCTGCAGACCATCACAAGCACCACATCACTGAAAAGAAGCTGTATGGAGTAGAAGGAAGCAGTACCTTCTTGGAGTGCATTCCCAAATCCCTTCAGGCCCGAGTCACCTGGACCTTCCAGAAGcaacgagagaaaccacgagaAGAGGTGAGAAGATTGAAATATTGACTAACGTGGGGTAGAACTTGATAAAAGAAACGTTCCATGTTCTCATGTGAAGGTACGTCTGGACGAGCGTATCCTGCAGACGGATAGAGGCCTTCTGATTCGACGGGTGCTAAGGAGGGACATGGGTGTCTACCAGTGTCACGCCATGGAACACGGATTCACGCAAACCTTGCTGGGTATCACATTAGACGTCATCCAGTCCACTTCCACCAACCAGCCCTCGGCCGCCCCTTCTAGAGCGGAACCCCGCAGCTCAGGAGGCACCAACCCTAAGCTTTGGTATCGGGACTTTATGCAGCTGGTGGATCATCCCAACTTGAGCACCGTGGACCAGATTTGCGAGCAAGTCTGGGCTCGACGGAATCCCGCCGGTGAACAAACAGAAAGAAAAGTCGTTACTCCGAGGAAAGACCCGGAAACCCCTGGCCCGTCTGTAAGGCCCTCGAACAAGAAGTGGAAGCATCTTCAGGAGTTGAGGAAGGGGAGGAACCGCCGGACCCACGATGGAAAACCAAACCCTCGGGCGCCACGGAGTGCGGGGGAATAATAACGAAATATCTAACAGGACTCATTCAGGGAGAATGACTGAACTCTTGGAGGCATTTTCGACACCTTGAACGCACCTCCGCCATTGTGTACATTTATCGGATTTACGGACTTCTTTGCATGTTTTGTCCCATGTTCATCCCGCACGATCCCACCACCGTGTCATTGTCGTTGAGTACTGTGACATGTCCCTATTTgttagataaataaaaaaaaagacactcgTCTTTCCGCTAAGTGTGAACTCTGACACAAAAAGATCCTGGATGGACTTCACCTCTAAAGACTGGAGGAGGACAAACGATGCATTTCATGACTGGGAATGACACAACTGGAATATTCAACTGGAAacatgcgcgcacacacacaagcatgcagAAAGATGAACTACTTAATGTGATGTATTTACAATCTTtcagcattttcttttttttttgttttttttttcgtttcttAATACTTTATTATGTAGAGACGCCAGACTGAGAACTTCCTTTTGGCACATTGAGGCACGTACTGTAGCAACCAATATGACATACACATACAAAGAGCTGTGATTGGTTAATATTGTGTTACACCATTAAACCACTACAGAGTGaggggctaaaaaaaaaaaactactgctTATTCAATATTTGTGCAAAAAGGAGGTATTTAGTGTGTAcatgaaaaaaagcacaaaaaggcTTCTAGTATTGGGGCcatgttgaaaataaaataacgtAAACAATtttgaaaattacaaaaaatattgtaatattaagagaaaacgggtgtttttttttagtttttcaaaaaaaatcatcaaccTAGTCAAAACCTTAAAAACTCCATCAATCAGActgacatacttgctcacggagcaacaaaacaaaaacacaacacattcacAGCAACTTCACATACAGTACTAAATCAACATCTAAGCGCTAAACAACACATTActtaaaaattgttatttccaaagctgcacggcggtcgagtggttagcgtgcagacctcacaggctTATTCAATATTTGTGCAAAAAGGAGGTATTTAGTGTGTAcatgaaaaaaagcacaaaaaggcTTCTAGTATTGGGGGccactgaaaataaaataacgtaaacaagttgtgatattatgagaaaaaaactgaaaattacaaaaatattgtaatattcagagaaaagaGGTGTTCTTTTTAggtttttaacaacaaaaaatcctCAATTTAGTCAAAACCTTAAAAACTTCATCAATCAGAATGACTTACTTGCTCACggagcaacaaaaaaaacaacaacaacacattcaCAGCAACTTCACATAAATCAACATCTAAGCGCTAAACAACACATTACTTAAAAATGGTTATttccaaggctgcacggcggtcgagtggtccaaggaaatacagctagaataggtgcagattctggaagatctagaaagttttctgtgagggttattgtgtgtagctgctctataggagtccacaattcaatccaatgggttaaaaaaatgagcataataggtcccgtttaatataataataataatcattatagctgcacgacggtcgagtggttagcgcgcagacctcacagctaggagaccagggttcaattccaccctcggccatctctgtgtgaagtttgcgtgggttttctccgggtactccggtttcttcccacattccaaaaaaacatgttaattggcgactccaaattgtccataggtatgaatgtgagtgtgaatggttgtttgtctatatgtgccctgtgattggctggctggcgaccagtctaaagtgtaccctgcctctcacctatagacagctgggataggctccagcaccccccccccctccccgtgactctcgtgaggataagcggtagaaaatgaatgaattaatgttatttccaaatgccctcaaggtatgctgggtagctcATCTGCACCAAagagctacccagcatgccttgcggtggaAATATATGCATGTTTAGAAATGCTGAGTGGGCCGGATGAAGACGCAGTTTGCCCAAAATATActtattgtgagaataaaactacaaaaagttCAAATACTACAAGAGTAAAGtagtacatttttgttgttacagCTCCATTacaacaatgtatttttttttaattttcagtatGGCCCTACTCAACCGGGCAAGCCTTCTTTAGCCTAATTCTAAACTATACAAACACAAATTTTGGGAACCTCACTCAAAATTCATTGTAATTatacagtgtttttttcctaATGGAAAATGCTACTCCAGATGACAACTCGCAGTACTAGGCTATAGTACATTAGCTAcattaactttattattattattatatttatgagtgactatgattttattttaatttgtattctaAAGCGGTACTTCATGACTTTGCTCATGTTCAAATGTTGTTGTATATGTTGTTTgtgattaataataaaaaaaaaacacgcaaatTATACCTTTGGGATGATGAATTTACCATCATGTACACAATGTTGACACCTCACCTTGTGGTGCTAGTCAGCTGTATTACACCACCCTAAAAGTAAAAGGTACTTTTGTTGggacaaatataataatgacaattggttattatcaagaaaagttgcaatatttcagctatttttgttatcGTTGTTATATTTGCCCAAACAAacttgtaccaggcattaaaatggatcaataaactgaagaaacaaaggtggtgtaatattttttccattacttGTATATTGTATTACATTATGTACTATTTTCTGTAATACATCAGTTGACCACACGGGGGTGCTACAATCAACAAAATCACAAAAGCTGTGCTATTGatgtacaaaaaacatattcacaCTGATTGGTACAGCCTACAAATGATGCCTATTAGCTTAAAGTAGAAGAAATGAATAGaagtagttattattattattattattata
This window of the Doryrhamphus excisus isolate RoL2022-K1 chromosome 10, RoL_Dexc_1.0, whole genome shotgun sequence genome carries:
- the sema3b gene encoding semaphorin-3B, with translation MMTMMMMTVAMMVTCSSLFLLGLAAAHASSSSSSTVTRSSSSSASSSSSSASSSPRMKLSFKDLQQFHGVRRFELERSCCFSALLLDEERGRLFVGAKNFLLSLSLDNIAKQEHKIYWPAPVEWREECNWAGKDITSDCVNYVKMVHHFNRTHLYACGTGAFHPTCAFVEVGHRMEDHVFRIDPSSVEDGKGKSPYDPRHNAASVLIGDELYAGVATDLMGRDFTIFRSLGKRPSIRTEQHDSRWLNEPKFVGSFWVPESENPDDDKVFFFFRETAVEAQGLGKSTYSRIGQLCRNDMGGQRSLVNKWTTFLKTRLICSVPGADGSDTYFDELRDVFLLQTRDRKNPLVYTVFSTSSSVFKGSAVCLYSMNDIRRAFLGPFAHKEGPNYQWVPFQGKVPYPRPGMCPSKTFGSFESTKGFPDDVIQFARHHPLMYNPVYPMTRRPVFVRTNVDYSFTQITVDRVNAADGQYDVMFIGTDKGTVLKVINVPKESWKNMEELLLEELEVFKDASSITDMQISSKRQQLYVGSNTGIAQVPLHRCSVYGKACAECCLARDPYCAWDGTSCTRYLPNTKRRFRRQDVRNGDPNTLCSGDHHKHHITEKKLYGVEGSSTFLECIPKSLQARVTWTFQKQREKPREEVRLDERILQTDRGLLIRRVLRRDMGVYQCHAMEHGFTQTLLGITLDVIQSTSTNQPSAAPSRAEPRSSGGTNPKLWYRDFMQLVDHPNLSTVDQICEQVWARRNPAGEQTERKVVTPRKDPETPGPSVRPSNKKWKHLQELRKGRNRRTHDGKPNPRAPRSAGE